The region ATCTAAGGTTATCGAGTTGAGACTTCGTACCCGAAAGATCGACTTGAGAACCGGTCAGTTTCACTCCCCATAATAATACCATTGCGAAGGTACAAGACCATTCACAAGGTGTTCACACTCCTGCCCTGCATACTGATCACGTTCATTCTTTACATTACATTCTTCAGTGTCATTCAGAGCCTTCGTGGTTGAAAAATCTTACATTACATTTCCTTCTCACTTGTTTTCCATCTCAATAATCCCAAATTACTTCACTACAGTCACCTTACGCTGTGCTACATATTTATCACCTGCTTTCATTCTCACTAAATACACTCCGCTGCCCACCTGCTTATCTTTATCATCATCTCCCTGCCAGATCACTGTATGCTCTCCCACAGGTAATACAGCATCAACCAAAGTTCTCACTCTCTGCCCTTTTATATTGTAAATGTTTATCTCTGTGTTCTTAGCGTAATCTGTGGTAGAAAATTCAATTGTCACTTCCGGATTAAACGGATTAG is a window of Candidatus Stygibacter australis DNA encoding:
- a CDS encoding FlgD immunoglobulin-like domain containing protein — encoded protein: NPFNPEVTIEFSTTDYAKNTEINIYNIKGQRVRTLVDAVLPVGEHTVIWQGDDDKDKQVGSGVYLVRMKAGDKYVAQRKVTVVK